A stretch of the Lolium perenne isolate Kyuss_39 chromosome 3, Kyuss_2.0, whole genome shotgun sequence genome encodes the following:
- the LOC127344472 gene encoding protein HESO1, with protein sequence MVELAQSYHELEKCTKDILSVIKPTEDDRKKRLLAIQEIVNSVHLVGYLGDAAVKPFGSFVSNLYAKSGDLDVSVELPNKYGFPTSKETNQDVLHKLMMALQIEGVARDVNFIPTARVPVLQYVSNHFGISCDISIDNYPGQIKSKVLYWINTIDERFGDMVLLVKEWAKSQNINDPKNGSLNSYSLCLLVLFHFQTCKPAILPPMKEIYDVSITEGSGRFNEKSLDQICVENIAKFRRQNIGQRNQSSLSYLLASFFEKFCHIGTYSSDHLISTYTGEMKRNLYWMARSYCLFVEDPFQRHENAARTVDMLELHRISRAFTRAKDMVSSDRGSDRNELLSLLCTPEVGSKLGARATADRYTNPAMSPQQHRFTELMEYLTADLHSNRYDQRARGSTGSRPVRSRRQAAKPYQSQQLNCPQM encoded by the exons ATGGTTGAGCTTGCCCAAAGCTACCATGAGCTGGAGAAGTGTACAAAAGATATTCTCTCTGTAATCAAGCCGACAGAGGACGATCGGAAAAAACGACTGCTTGCGATTCAGGAGATTGTGAATTCCGTCCATTTAGTCGGTTACTTGGGAG ATGCTGCTGTCAAACCTTTTGGATCCTTTGTATCAAATCTGTACGCAAAATCAGGTgatttggacgtatcagttgaGCTGCCAAATAAGTATGGCTTCCCTACAAGCAAGGAAACGAACCAGGATGTCTTACACAAACTAATGATGGCATTACAAATTGAAG GTGTTGCTAGAGATGTGAACTTCATTCCTACTGCAAGAGTTCCAGTTCTTCAGTATGTGAGCAATCACTTTGGCATTTCCTGTGATATATCCATTGATAACTACCCTGGTCAAATTAAATCCAAAGTGTTGTACTGGATCAATACTATAGATGAGCGATTTGGTGATATGGTTTTATTG GTCAAGGAATGGGCAAAATCTCAAAACATTAATGATCCAAAAAATGGAAGCCTGAACTCCTATTCGCTTTGCTTACTTGTTCTTTTTCATTTTCAG ACATGCAAGCCTGCAATTTTACCACCAATGAAGGAGATTTATGATGTCAGCATTACAGAAG GTAGTGGGCGTTTTAATGAAAAAAGCCTTGACCAGATCTGTGTGGAAAATATAGCAAAATTTCGACGCCAGAACATAGGTCAAAGAAATCAGAGCTCTCTGTCTTATCTCCTTGCAAGTTTTTTTGAGAAG TTTTGCCATATTGGTACCTATTCCAGTGACCATCTTATATCCACTTACACGGGTGAGATGAAGCGCAACCTATATTGGATGGCAAGATCCTACTGCTTATTT GTTGAAGATCCATTTCAAAGACATGAGAATGCAGCTAGAACAGTTGATATGCTGGAGCTTCATCGTATTTCCAGAGCCTTTACACGTGCTAAAGATATGGTCTCCTCTGACAGGGGCTCTGACCGTAATGAATTACTTTCACTGCTGTGTACACCTGAAGTTGGTTCAAAACTGGGTGCAAGAGCCACGGCTGACCGTTACACAAATCCTGCAATGAGTCCTCAGCAGCACAGATTCACAGAACTGATGGAATATTTGACAGCCGATCTGCACTCTAATCGGTATGACCAGAGAGCCAGAGGATCCACAGGAAGCAGACCAGTTCGTTCACGCAGGCAAGCAGCTAAACCGTACCAGAGTCAGCAGCTGAACTGTCCCCAAATGTAG